In Scyliorhinus canicula chromosome 8, sScyCan1.1, whole genome shotgun sequence, one DNA window encodes the following:
- the slc25a51b gene encoding solute carrier family 25 member 51b: MDTEAQNRPKDLVLGSTQELTEQISCVGPAKYYVCGYFAAFNNIAITFPIQKVLFRQQLHGLTTVDAIRQLKQDGFRNLYRGILPPLLQKTTTVALMFGLYEDFSCLLKRTTNAPELFNRSVSAVLAGTAEAVLTPFERVQALLQDRRHHNRFKNTFHAFKVLRAYGIKEYYRGLVPILLRNGPSNALFFALRGPVKQCLPEANTYSMNVLNDFICGGFLGSMLGIMFYPINVVKARMQSQFGGEFQTFSKVLRQIWSERDRKLSHLMRGVHLNYHRSIISWGIINATYEILLKLL, translated from the coding sequence ATGGATACTGAAGCACAGAACAGACCAAAGGACCTTGTCTTAGGGTCTACACAAGAATTGACAGAGCAGATTTCTTGTGTAGGACCTGCCAAATATTATGTCTGTGGCTATTTTGCAGCTTTCAATAACATtgccatcaccttccccatccagAAGGTGCTGTTTCGACAGCAGCTGCATGGGCTAACAACAGTGGATGCCATCCGGCAGCTAAAGCAGGATGGCTTTCGCAATCTCTACCGTGGGATTCTTCCTCCACTTCTGCAAAAGACCACTACTGTTGCGTTGATGTTTGGCCTGTATGAGGACTTTTCCTGTCTCTTGAAGAGAACAACCAATGCTCCAGAGCTGTTCAACCGCAGCGTGTCTGCAGTATTAGCAGGGACTGCAGAAGCGGTGCTGACACCATTCGAGAGGGTGCAGGCTTTGCTGCAGGATCGCAGGCATCATAACCGATTCAAAAATACCTTCCATGCCTTCAAGGTTTTGAGAGCCTATGGTATCAAAGAATATTACAGAGGTCTTGTACCAATACTACTCCGCAATGGACCAAGTAATGCATTGTTCTTTGCTTTGCGAGGGCCTGTCAAGCAGTGCCTGCCAGAAGCCAATACGTACAGCATGAATGTTCTCAATGACTTCATCTGCGGAGGATTTCTGGGGTCAATGCTCGGAATAATGTTCTATCCAATCAATGTAGTGAAAGCACGTATGCAGTCACAGTTTGGAGGGGAATTTCAGACTTTTTCAAAGGTCCTCAGGCAAATCTGGAGTGAAAGGGATAGAAAACTGTCTCATCTAATGAGAGGTGTACACCTCAATTATCATCGATCAATTATATCATGGGGTATTATCAATGCAACCTACGAGATCTTGCTTAAGTTGCTCTGA